A stretch of DNA from Streptomyces gobiensis:
GCGCTATGAACGCGCCGCCGCCAATCTGCGGCTGGCGCCGCGCGGCCGGACGGTGGACCGTTGACCGCCGAGGACCCCGTGAACGTCTCGCCCCGCCCCCCGCGCAGCCTCCTCCTCCGCCGCTGGCTGACCGCGGTGATCGTCGTGCTGCTCATCGCCATCCCGGCCGGGTATCTGGTGCTCTCCGCGCACCAGAGCCGGGACAGCGGCAAGGACAAGGAACAGACCGCTTCCGCCACGGGTCTTGTCTGGCAGTGGCCCAGCCGGGCCACCCGCCGGATCTACGATGTGCCGATCCCGGGCGGGGCGACCTATGTGGCGTACTTCGAGACCAACTCCTGGAAGCGGAGCTCGCTCTACGTCCAGTTCCGCACCTCCCCGGAGCGGCTCGACAGCTTCCTCGAACAGGTCGGCACCAACCGCTCCGAGCTGGCCGGAGACCACACCACCATCCCCGTTCGGCAGGCCGACGTGGTGGGCTGGAATCTCCGCACCCCCGGCCACACCTATGCGGGCACCACCGTCGCACAGCCCGGGCACCGGCCCGATCTGGCGATAACCGTTGACCTCACCAAGCCGGAGCGGCCCCATGTCTATGTGGTGTCCACGGCCGAGTTCTGAGCCGCGCTTAACAGTGGGTAGCGTGTCCGCGTGAGCGAGACTGATACGCAGACGGAGCAGACGGCGGCGTCCCCCAAGGCGCTGCAACACCGGATCGACGGCCCGGCCGACGCCCCCCTGCTCGTCCTCGGGCCCGCCCTGGGCACCACCTGGCACATGTGGGACCGGCAGATACCGGAGCTGACCCGCAACTGGCGGGTCCTGCGCTACGACCTGCCGGGCCACGGCGGCGCCCCGGCTCACCCGGCGTCCGCCGTCGCCGAGCTGACCGGTCGGCTGCTGGCCACCCTGGACTCCATCGGCGCCGACCGCTTCGGCTACGCGGGCTGCTCGATCGGCGGCGCCATCGGTGCCCAGCTCGCCCTGACCCAGCCGCACCGGCTCACCTCCCTCGCGCTGATCTCCTCCTCGCCCCGGCAGGGCACCGCCGACGAGTGGCGGCAGCGAGGCGTCGTCATCCGTACGAACGGGCTGGACCCGATCGCCCGCACCACGCCCGAGCGCTGGTTCACCCCCGGCTTCACCGCCGTACAGACGGCGATAGTCGAGTGGGCCGTACAGATGGTGCGCACCACCGACCCCGGCTGCTACATCGCCGCCTGCGAGGCACTGGCCGCCTTTGACATCCGGGACGCGCTGCCCCGGATCACCGTCCCGACGCTCGTCGTGGCCGGAGCCGAGGACCAGGCCGCCCCGCCCGCCGACGCCCGCGCCCTGGTCGCCGGGATACCCGACGCCCGCCTCGCGATGGTGCCCGGTGCCGCCCACCTGACCCCCGTGGAGCGGCCCGGGGAGGTCACCGAGCTGCTGGTCAAGCACTTCTCCACGGTTTGGCAGGACGGCACGGCCGTCGGCGCCCACACCGCCGCGCCCGCCCCGGTACTGGACCCCACACCGCCGCACAGCACGGCCGTCGCCGAGCTGACCGCCGGTGACCAGCCGGCGCGCCGCCCCGATCCCTATGACACCGGCATGCGCATCCGCCGCGAGGTGCTCGGCGACGCCCATGTCGACCGGGCGACCGAGGCCGCCGACGACTTCACCGGCGATTTCCAGGACTTCCTCACCCGCTATGCCTGGGGTGAGGTCTGGTCCCGCCCCGGACTCGACCGCCGCACCCGCTCAGTGATCACACTCACCGCGCTCGCTGCCCGTGGTCACCTCGATGAGCTCGCCTTCCACACCCGCGCCGCGCTGCGCAACGGCCTCACCCCGGTTGAGATCCGGGAGACGCTGCTGCACACCGCCGTCTACTGCGGAGTGCCCGCCGCCAACTCCGCCTTCGCCGTCGCCCAGCGCGTCGTACGGGAGGAAACCACGCCGGAGCGGTAGCACAATGGCGGCTATGCGGCTGACGAAGAAAGGCCATGCCTGCGTACGGCTGGAGAAGGGCGGGCGCACTCTCGCCATCGATCCCGGCGCCTTCAGCGAGGAGGACGCCGCGGTCGGCGCCGACGCGGTCCTGGTCACTCATGAGCACCCTGACCACTTCGACGAGGCACGGCTGCGCGCCGCCCTGGAGGCCAACCCGGCCGCCCAGATCTGGACCCTGCGCAGCGTGGCCGACCAGCTCTCGGCCGTGTTCCCCGGGCGGGTCCACACGGTCGGTCACGGCGACGCCTTCAGCACCATGGGCTTCGAGGTGGAGGTCCACGGTGAGCTGCACGCCGTGATCCACCCGGATATCCCCCGGATCACCAATATCGGCTTTGTCATCGACGGCTCGGTCTTCCACCCGGGCGACGCGCTGACCGTGCCGGAACGCCCCATCGACACCCTGCTCCTGCCGTTGCAGGCGCCCTGGAGCAAGTTCGCCGAGATCGTCGACTACATCCGCGAGGTCAAGCCGCGCACGGCCTACGACGTCCATGACGGGCTGCTGTCGGACTTCGCCGACCCCGTCTACGGCCGGATGCTGGGCCCGCAGGGCCCAGGCATCGGCGACACCGAACACATCCGCCTATCCCCAGGCGAATCCACGACCCTCTAGCCACCCACCGGAGGCTTGTCGCCCCCCACAGCCCCTTCCCGAAACCGGGGGCTGCCGCCCCCAGACCCCCAGTGTTGTGGGCACTCGCAGCCCCGCGAGGGGCGTGGGCCCGCCCTGCTACGCAACCACCCACCCACACCAGCCACAACGCTCCGGCCCACCCCGCAACAGAGCTTGCGACGCTTGGTGGGCACAACACCGGCCACCGGCCCGCACCCGGCCACACCCCCCTGGGGGCCCGGGGGGAAGCCCCGGTTTCCGGGAAGGGGCGGGATATGGGGACACCCCTCACGGCAACCCCGCAGCCGGGTAAAGCCCCGCCTCGCGGCGGGGTCGCAGATCGGTACAGCCGGGAAGGGAGCCGGAGCAGGGGGAAACCCCGCCGCGGCGGCCGGGTGCAGGCGCCGCACAGTCCGCGTCGGCGACCGGGTAAGTTGGCCCCATGGCAACACGTATCGCCACGTGGAACATCAACGGCATCAACCCCCGCCTGGAGCGGCTCCTGGCCTGGCTGGAAGCCTCCGGCACGGACGTGCTCTGCCTCCAGGAGCTCAAGTGCACCCCGGAACAGTTCCCGGCCGAGCAGCTGCGCGAGCACGGCTACGAGGCGGCGTTCAGCGCCTCCGGCCGGTGGAACGGGGTGGCCGTCCTCTCCCGTATCGGCATCGACGAGCCGGTGAGCGGCCTGACCGGCGGGCCCGACTTCAACGGTGTCCAGGAGCCGCGCGCGGTGAGCGCCGTCTGTGGCGGGGTGAAAGTCTGGTCCGTATACGTCCCCAACGGCCGCGAAGTGGGCCACCCGCACTACGCCTACAAGCTGGAGTGGCTGGCGGCGCTGCGGAAGCTGGCCGAGGAGGAGGCCCCCGGCGAACGGCCCTTCGCGATCCTCGGCGACTTCAATATCGCGCCCAGGGACGAAGACGTCTGGGACATCGCGGAGTTCGATGGCGCCACCCATGTCACCGATGCCGAGCGTGCCGCCCTGAGCGCCCTGCAGGAGGCGGGCCTGGCGGATATCTACCCGCGTGCGCTGAAGTACGACGTCCCTTTCACCTACTGGGACTACCGCCAGCTCTGCTTCCCCAAGAACAGGGGCATGCGCATCGATCTCGTCTACGGGAACGGCCCCTTCCAGGAAGCGGTCAAGGACGCCTACGTCGACCGTGAGGCACGCAAGGGCAAGGGTCCCTCGGACCACGCCCCGGTCGTCGTCGATCTGGAGCTTTAGCCCGGCACCAGCGCATTCAGTTCTACCGACTCGGCCAGCGCCCGCAGTCCGGCATCTCCCGGGTGCAGATGATCCCCGCTGTCGTACCTGGGCAGGAGCCGGTCCGGGCGCTGCGGGTCGCGCAGCGCCGCGTCGAAGTCCAGCACGGCATCGAAGACTCCGTCGTGCTCCCGGATGAAGGCGTTGACCGCCATCCGCCGCCGCTCCACCTCCGCGGTGCAGTCAGCCCACCCGCCGCACGGAGTGAGGGTGGCCGCCACCACCCGTACCCCCCGCTCCCGGGACCGCTCGGCGATGGCCCTCATCCCGGCGGTCACCTGATCCGTCGGGACGTCCCAGCGGATGTCGTTGATGCCTTCGAAGAGCACCACGGTACGTACCCGCGGCTGGGCCAGTACATCGCGCTCCAGCCGGTGCTGGGCGCTGACCCCGCCGGTGTCCTTGCTGATCCCGTCGCCGTCATAGCGGTCGGTGACGATGCGGTTGGCGGAGATGCCGTGGTTGAGAACCCCGTAGCGGGGCGCCTCGCCGTCATCCGGGTCTTGGTCCAGCAGCCTGCGTGCCAGCACATTGGGCCAGCGCCGGTTCGCGCCCTCCGTCGACCGCACTCCATCGGTGATCGAGTCGCCCAGCGTCACCACCGAGCCGGGTCCACCGCTGACCTCCACGCCGGTCAGAAAGGGCCAGAAGGTGAGCTCGGCGCGGTAGCCCTCACCGCCGCGCTGACCGGTCCGGTCGCCGCTGCCGTCCGCGCTGGCATACGAGCGCTGGATGGCCCTGCCGTGGACCGGCGCCGCCGTCACCGTGCCCGGCAGATGCAGGCTGACCAGCAGGTCCGTATCGGCCGGGACGGCGCCGTGCCCGGGCAGGGCAACCGGGTCGCTGAGCGTCTGTGCCCCCGCCGGAATCCGGGTGCCGTCGCGCCCGCCGAAGGTCAGCGGTACGGGTTGCCCGGCGGCGGCCGCGCCCTCGCCCCGTACCGCGACCGAGGCGTGGCCGATCTCCAGCGGGATGTCCGCGAAGGTGTTCCCCAGCCGGATCCGTGCCCGCGTACCGCCCACGCTGGTACGCACCACCAGCCGCAGTGTCCGGTCGGTCCACGGCCCGACCTCCGTATAGCCGCCGGTGCTCGCCGCCCAGCTGCCCGTCCAGCCCGCCGCGCCCGCCCGCACGGAGGCGGCGAAGACATGCAGATCGGCCCGCGGCCCCGGATCCGGTGGCAGCACCACCGAGTCGATCATCCGGTCGCGCTTCACGGGGACCGTCACCGCGTAGAGCCGGACCTTCTCACTACGCTGACCGGTCCCCGTGTTGAGGTGCGGCAAGGCGACCGCCTTGGTGCTCAGCAGTCCCCCGCGCCAGTCCCCGGCGGTCAGTGTGTACGGGCTCTGTGATCCATCGGAGTAGCGCACCGTCCCCCGGCCGCTGACCTCCTTCATGGCACCATCGGGTGAACTTCCCGCCGCCAGGAAGGAGATCGCGTTCCCCCGCCCGCGCAGCCGCACCCGCTGGCCGTCGGAGCGCACATTGTCGGGCTCTCCCGGTCTGGCCGCGGGCCAGCGCAGTCTCGCCGCGTCGATCCGGAGTGCCCTCCCGGGTCTCCACCCCGCGGCGGCCAGATCCTGGGCCGACAGCGAGTTCCCGGCCCCGTCGAAATCGGCCTCGTCCGGGCGGGGGTCATCGCTGACCGCCCGGTTGTTGAAGAGCTGCTCCAGCGGAAGCGGCTCCTTGTGTCCGCTCTCAGCGCCAGGGCCAGCCACGGCGACCGTGGGCGCGGTGGGAGCGCTCATGGCGATGATGGACAGCGCGGCGGTGCTCCACAGGGTGGTCCACAGCGGGTTACGCACGTTGTGTGCCCCTTCGTACGACGCCAACTGCCCGTACATCAGGCCAAGCGGTGTACCGCGCGCCTGTGGTGCTCTGCCCAGGCAGGGTGCGACCCTGAACGGTATGAACATCTCCTTCCTGGACAACTGGCGCAAGCGTTATGGTCCGGCGCGCGGCGTGGCGCTCTATGGCTCGGGTGAGGATGACGCCGATGGAGTGGCGCAGCTGCTGTCCGAGTGCGAGCTGCTGCGGGCGCAGGCGGGGACGAGAGGTGTCGAACTCGATGACACCGCGGCCTCTTTGGAGGCGCTTGACCAGATGCTGCCCCGCTGGCGCGATGACCCCGAGGTGCTGCCGTGGCTGGGCAATGACGCGGGGCTGTATCTGGGCACCGTCATCGTACGTACGGTCGAGGGCGCGCGGTGGCAGGTGTGGCCGAACGGCCAGCCGTCGGTGCGGCTGGCCTCCGGCCGGGAGATCGATGTCGTCGACGCCGGCCACGCCTGGGCGGCCAGCGGTACTCCCGAACTCTCCCAGATCTATGCTGAGGCCTCCGAGTCCTGACCGAAGAAGGTGATCCCGTACTCCAGCCGCCAGCGGTCGGCACGTACGACAATGTCCGAGGTCTCCACCGGCCGGTCCAACGAGTCGAAGTGGGTGCGCTCGATGACCGTCACACACTGTCCCGGTGAGCAGCCCAGGGCCTCCGACTCCGGGCTGGTGGCCGGACGGGACCCCACCAGCTCCGCGGCGCGCACCACCTGGATGCCGATCGCCGCGAACCGCCCGCGCACCCCGCGCCGGGCATAGGGTCCGCGCTCGGGGAAGACCACATCGGTGCCGTCGGTGATGGCCAGCGGCTCCCAGCTGGTGGCCAGCTGAAGCGGCCGCCGGTCGGCAAGATACTCGTACTGCGTGCACATCACCGGGTCACCCGGTTCGATGGCCAGCCGCTCGGCGATCCGTGGCGGGGCCACCGTATTGGCCGAGTTCGCCTCCCACAGCAGCGCCGCCGGCGACGCACCGGCGCTGATCCGTGCCGCGAAGGGGGAGTCGACGGCGTTGGTGGTACGCAGCAGCGTCCCGATCGGCGCCCGGTCGGTGACAAAGACCCCACGCCCGAACTGGCCCTCGGCGTATCCGGCCGCCTTGAGCACCCGCACCGCCCGGTCCACGGTCTGATCGCTGGCCTCATATGCGCGCTTCAGCTCCGACCGGGACGGGATACGTGCGCCCACGGTGAGCGTGCCTTCGTCGATCTGCTGGCGCAGATCATCGGCGATCCGTTGGTAGACCGGCCTGGTGTCGCCCATACGGGGCCCCTTTCCACGTTTCGTCGGTAACGCTAGGTACGCAGGAACATTCTGCGTACCTAGGCCAGTAGGCAGGCTGTGTCAGGCGGGATGGGCGGAGAACGGCCCTAACTGGCGCGGTGTGCTCCCCGGCCGCCGCTGCCGTTGCCGTTCGTCGCGGGCGGTGGGGAAGAGGCCGTACGGGTGACATCGGCGACCAGCTCCACCACATTCGGGCCGTACGCCTGAGAGTCGATCCGGTTTTCTTGGGCGCGGACCCCCGGCTTCAGCCGTGGGGCTACCGCGCAGGGTGTCGTTCATGGGGCGGGAGCCTAACCGCCGGAAGTGCCCCGTAGGAGCCCTTGGAAAAGGCACTGTTGCTTCGATGTAACCGCTGCCGTAACACGAGTGGTGTGAGATGCGCCCATGACGGATGGGCCCACCGCACGCCAACTTCCCCACGCCATTGCCGCCTTCGCGGCCGAGCTGCGCGCACTCGTCGGGGCGCTCGATCCCGGTTCAGGCTGGTACGGGGTGTTCGCGCAGCGGGATCCTGAGGGGATACGGGCCTGTCTGGACGGCAGAGAGGTCCCACCCTGGGATGTGGTCGACGCCCTGCTCCAGGACCTCGCCGGCCGGCATGGCATGGACGCCGCCGAGCGCATGGCACAGCGGCTGCGGTGGCGTTACGGGCCCTCGGTCACCGCCCATGACACCGAGCTCGGCGGCCCGTCCGCGCTCAGGGAACGGCTGGACAGCATGGTGCGCGCCCGAGACCACGCCAGCCGCCGGGTCGGCGAGCTGAACGCGGCCATGGCGGACGCCGAGGCAGCGCGCGACCCGGCCGAGCGCGACCGGCTCGCCGCCGATCTCGCCTGGACCCGCGATGACCTCGAGCGCGCCACCGCCCGCTGCGCGGAGCTGCGGGAACGCCTCGCGGCGCGGTCCGCACAACCGGCGCCCAGCCCGATCCAACCCAGCCCGATCCAACCCAGCGCGGCCCACCCTGGCGCGGGCGCCCCCGGGAATCCGGCCGGGGAGGCGGGTGAGCCCGCCGCCGTGGCCGACAGCCGTCAGCCCACGGCGGACCCCGGCCGCCCCGCCGGACGGCCGCGCCGCCCGGCTCGGCCGCGCGGCTCGCGATTCGCCGGGCTGGCCACCGACGACCCCGCGCCGGAGGCGTCAGCCCCGGCCGCGACCGCGGTGCCGCCGGGCGCCGGCCCGGGGGCCGTGGAGCGGTCCGCTCCGGCGCCGCGCGGCGCCCGGTTCGCGGGCGTGCAGGACGATGGGGAGACGACCGCACGGCACCCCGCCCCGCGAACCCCGGCCGATCCCGCCCGGATGGCCGCGATACGCCGCACCGTCGACGAAGCCGTTGACCGGCTCACCCAACTGCGTGCCGCCGGGCGCGGTGGTGAGGCCTACGGACTGCTCTGTGCGGCGGCGCGCTGGCCCGCCGAGCAACTCCCGGTGCTGGCCGCCGCGCTGGAACGGGCCGGGCTGGCCGCCGATGTGACCACCCTGCTGTGGGAGGCGGCCTGTCTGCCGCCTGAGCCGCTTGCCGCTGCCGCTGACGCCCTGGCCTCCGCCGGCCATCAGCGCGACTGCGGTCAGCTGCTGCGCCAGAGTGTTTCCCGGCCCGTCCACGAGGTAGCCGCCACCGCGCTGAGCCTCAGTCGTACCGGTCGGGATCCGGAGGCCACCGAGCTGCTGGCCGCGCTGCTGCGGGCCCGTACCCCCGAGGAAGCGGTCACCGCCGTCACCGTCGATCCGGCGGGGCTGCGTCCGCTGCTGGTGGCTGCCGCCGAGTCCATCTCACCGGGTCACCGCCGGGACATCGAGGGGGTGCTCGCACGCGAAGTATGACCGACTCGTGATCAACTCGGTGACGTTTCGGCGATGGTCTTGCCACCGAGGGTGACGGGGATTACGGTCGCACTCTCGCGTGGATCTACACGCGTCGAGCGTGGGACAGCCCTCAGCTGACGCCCCGACAAAGGAGCAGCTCATGGCCGATGTTGTGCGCGCCGCACTGGTGCAGGCGAGCTGGACCGGCGATACCGGATCAATGATCGCGAAGCATGAGGAGCACGCCCGGGAGGCGGCCCGGCGGGGCGCTCAAGTGATCGGCTTCCAAGAGGTCTTCAACGCCCCCTACTTCTGCCAGGTGCAGGACCCGGAGCACTACCGCTGGGCCGAGCCGGTCCCGGACGGCCCCACCATCGTGCGGATGCGGGCGCTCGCCCGGGAGACCGGCATGGTGATCGTGGCCCCGGTCTTCGAGATCGAGCAGCCCGGTTTCTACTACAACACCGCCGCCGTCATCGACGCCGACGGCACCCTGCTCGGCACCTATCGCAAGCACCACCTCCCGCAGGTCAAGGGCTTCTGGGAGAAGTACTACTTCAAGCCGGGCAATCTAGGCTGGCCGGTCTTTGACACCGCCGTCGGCCGGATCGGCGTCTATATCTGCTACGACCGGCATTTCCCCGAAGGCTGGCGTGCCCTGGGCCTGGCCGGAGCTCAGCTCGTATACAACCCGTCGGCCACCTCCCGAAGCCTGTCCGCCCATCTGTGGCAGCTGGAGCAGCCCGCCGCCGCGGTGGCCAATGAGTACTTCATCGCCGCCATCAACCGTGTCGGCGTCGAAGAGTACGGCGACAACGACTTCTACGGCACGAGCTACTTCGTCGATCCACGCGGGCAGTTCGTGGGGGAGGTCGCCAGCGACAAGCAGGATGAGCTGGT
This window harbors:
- a CDS encoding exodeoxyribonuclease III — translated: MATRIATWNINGINPRLERLLAWLEASGTDVLCLQELKCTPEQFPAEQLREHGYEAAFSASGRWNGVAVLSRIGIDEPVSGLTGGPDFNGVQEPRAVSAVCGGVKVWSVYVPNGREVGHPHYAYKLEWLAALRKLAEEEAPGERPFAILGDFNIAPRDEDVWDIAEFDGATHVTDAERAALSALQEAGLADIYPRALKYDVPFTYWDYRQLCFPKNRGMRIDLVYGNGPFQEAVKDAYVDREARKGKGPSDHAPVVVDLEL
- a CDS encoding MBL fold metallo-hydrolase, translating into MRLTKKGHACVRLEKGGRTLAIDPGAFSEEDAAVGADAVLVTHEHPDHFDEARLRAALEANPAAQIWTLRSVADQLSAVFPGRVHTVGHGDAFSTMGFEVEVHGELHAVIHPDIPRITNIGFVIDGSVFHPGDALTVPERPIDTLLLPLQAPWSKFAEIVDYIREVKPRTAYDVHDGLLSDFADPVYGRMLGPQGPGIGDTEHIRLSPGESTTL
- the pcaC gene encoding 4-carboxymuconolactone decarboxylase, translated to MSETDTQTEQTAASPKALQHRIDGPADAPLLVLGPALGTTWHMWDRQIPELTRNWRVLRYDLPGHGGAPAHPASAVAELTGRLLATLDSIGADRFGYAGCSIGGAIGAQLALTQPHRLTSLALISSSPRQGTADEWRQRGVVIRTNGLDPIARTTPERWFTPGFTAVQTAIVEWAVQMVRTTDPGCYIAACEALAAFDIRDALPRITVPTLVVAGAEDQAAPPADARALVAGIPDARLAMVPGAAHLTPVERPGEVTELLVKHFSTVWQDGTAVGAHTAAPAPVLDPTPPHSTAVAELTAGDQPARRPDPYDTGMRIRREVLGDAHVDRATEAADDFTGDFQDFLTRYAWGEVWSRPGLDRRTRSVITLTALAARGHLDELAFHTRAALRNGLTPVEIRETLLHTAVYCGVPAANSAFAVAQRVVREETTPER
- a CDS encoding DUF6278 family protein, which gives rise to MNISFLDNWRKRYGPARGVALYGSGEDDADGVAQLLSECELLRAQAGTRGVELDDTAASLEALDQMLPRWRDDPEVLPWLGNDAGLYLGTVIVRTVEGARWQVWPNGQPSVRLASGREIDVVDAGHAWAASGTPELSQIYAEASES
- a CDS encoding SGNH/GDSL hydrolase family protein, coding for MSAPTAPTVAVAGPGAESGHKEPLPLEQLFNNRAVSDDPRPDEADFDGAGNSLSAQDLAAAGWRPGRALRIDAARLRWPAARPGEPDNVRSDGQRVRLRGRGNAISFLAAGSSPDGAMKEVSGRGTVRYSDGSQSPYTLTAGDWRGGLLSTKAVALPHLNTGTGQRSEKVRLYAVTVPVKRDRMIDSVVLPPDPGPRADLHVFAASVRAGAAGWTGSWAASTGGYTEVGPWTDRTLRLVVRTSVGGTRARIRLGNTFADIPLEIGHASVAVRGEGAAAAGQPVPLTFGGRDGTRIPAGAQTLSDPVALPGHGAVPADTDLLVSLHLPGTVTAAPVHGRAIQRSYASADGSGDRTGQRGGEGYRAELTFWPFLTGVEVSGGPGSVVTLGDSITDGVRSTEGANRRWPNVLARRLLDQDPDDGEAPRYGVLNHGISANRIVTDRYDGDGISKDTGGVSAQHRLERDVLAQPRVRTVVLFEGINDIRWDVPTDQVTAGMRAIAERSRERGVRVVAATLTPCGGWADCTAEVERRRMAVNAFIREHDGVFDAVLDFDAALRDPQRPDRLLPRYDSGDHLHPGDAGLRALAESVELNALVPG
- a CDS encoding nitrilase-related carbon-nitrogen hydrolase; the encoded protein is MADVVRAALVQASWTGDTGSMIAKHEEHAREAARRGAQVIGFQEVFNAPYFCQVQDPEHYRWAEPVPDGPTIVRMRALARETGMVIVAPVFEIEQPGFYYNTAAVIDADGTLLGTYRKHHLPQVKGFWEKYYFKPGNLGWPVFDTAVGRIGVYICYDRHFPEGWRALGLAGAQLVYNPSATSRSLSAHLWQLEQPAAAVANEYFIAAINRVGVEEYGDNDFYGTSYFVDPRGQFVGEVASDKQDELVVRDLDFALIDEVRQQWAFYRDRRPDAYGELVQP
- a CDS encoding GntR family transcriptional regulator: MGDTRPVYQRIADDLRQQIDEGTLTVGARIPSRSELKRAYEASDQTVDRAVRVLKAAGYAEGQFGRGVFVTDRAPIGTLLRTTNAVDSPFAARISAGASPAALLWEANSANTVAPPRIAERLAIEPGDPVMCTQYEYLADRRPLQLATSWEPLAITDGTDVVFPERGPYARRGVRGRFAAIGIQVVRAAELVGSRPATSPESEALGCSPGQCVTVIERTHFDSLDRPVETSDIVVRADRWRLEYGITFFGQDSEASA